Within the Cervus elaphus chromosome 13, mCerEla1.1, whole genome shotgun sequence genome, the region ACTACAAATGGTATTTCAAGCAGTTACACTCAAAACTAGTTGTGTTTTTCTActaagcaagggagaaaagatttaaaaattgctttatttgGTTGATGTATTGACCAAATCATGTTTTGAACTTTGAAAGCATAATTATATACTAACAGTGAATTCATGTAGTTCACTTTTAGCATATGGTTTAACACAGGTACAGAAATGTAATTACAGAACCTAGTTTTCCACTctgaagagcttttttttttttttaataaaagcagtGATGTATTGATGTTGCTGGGGATGGACAGTGGTTGCAGACTGAACACATTCTAGAATATTCAGCCTGTGGAGCTCTGTCAGTGATGGGTCTTTCTTCTTGGATCTCACAAATACCACATCTGATAATTGACTCATTTTTGGTGCTTGTAATTGAATAGCTTGTAATATTTAGTCTGAGaggtttttaattttactaaAGGTGTTTTGTCCTTCAAAGATAGCACTGCCAAAAAGAGTGGTTcttgaggtctttttttttaaagctttacgCCAGCTCGGCCATGCCATCTGATTTGATGTATACTCTTGTTTTggaaggggtttttttttttttttttgacatttactGACTCTGTTTTTGTGGTCTTTCACACAGTCCCTTAGCCAGTGACCAACTCAGTTAATTTTATTAGTTAGAAGATTTTTTCACAAGATAGTTACAGCTAAGAAATAGTATCAGATCTTTGTCTTTTCTTCCGTTAGTATAACTGTAGAAAAGTGGAAATCTAAAATGTATAGAAGCACGTTCAATAAGTTGGTTTTTCTTCcagttaataattaaaatattcctAGTAGTGATGGTAATATAGTAAGTCAAAGTGACCCTGTGAGCTTTTAATCCCTTTGGTCTTAACAGAAGTAAACTGGTCTCTGATTTTAAATGGGGTTTCAGGGTTAATATTAAATTGGTTCAAATATCCAGGAACGTTTGTCTTCTGGATCTCCATTATTTTACAGCTTTcccttccctttaaaaaaaaatgttgaaactgTGTCTTTCATTACActtatgttttaatataaaaatatcctGGTAAAGTTGAGAGTGTATTAGATACCATGAAAATCTTAATTCTGTATAGGAAAGCAAATATTTATGCATATCATGAATGGGaactttaaaggaaataaaagaaaaacaaatagattCATGGACTAGATCTGTGCCTCATCCCCAGGTACACTTTAAGATAATTTAGGATTACATCTTAATAGCTGTGGACACAACTTTTGTGCTTAACTTTTTCATATATAGTATTTTCTATTAAATTCCTTGCAGGTGTGTACAACTTCAAGACCGGGTTTTAAATGACATTTCCAACTTAAAATTGTGGAAATACATAAAAAGCTtgtatttttttataatattgcctgaaaatgttttttcctttgttatattACCTAGTAACAAATAAATGATAGGCTGCATAGTTTTTTTGTGTCTTTGTAGAGGATGTGTTTTTTGTAGTTGTCTTGGTATGTAGACAAATATATGTAATTTGTAATACTGATCTTTAATAACTATTTAGAGGGGCCTTTAAATCTGTACAGAATGTTTTTAGTGCCGTGTAAGTTAATGCCATGGATCATTGTGACTTTGGGAATTAATGACAAGCTACCTTTAGAAAGTTCTGAAATTCTTCTGTTTGAGCTGTATGGAAGAATTTCTGGATGTttggccaccccccccccccccccccaatagtGATATTCCTCAGAGCAAAAGACATCATTTTCCCGTGGGTCAGCAACTGTTTTCAGCGCCTGGCGTGCAAAAGAAACTCTGAAATGGACTTTTGTTTTTAGATCAATGTTCTTATTTAGATGCATTTTTTATGAGAGGAAAGGAATTTTCACAGTTCTCAAATGGAACTTTCTAGTACATAAAAATTCGCTAACTCCCTTTAGAGAAAATAGGAACAGATATAACTAGCAGTAGGAATAAGATCCTCAATTTTGAAAATGGTTTATAAGATACCATGCTTTTAGAAAAGACTACGATGGAAGCCCAATCTGCAAATTGGAATTTTCTTAAACTTCAGTAAATATATACTTCTTCAAAAGCACAGTAGGTACTCGATTTGTTGACACAGACATTTAAATATTCCATTTGTAAATAAATCTTAATAAAGCGTAAGCAGAATTCTACACCTAGTTACTGAGATTACTTTGTACTATGCTGTCTGTATCAGAAGTGCTGTGAGGCCCAGGCGCTCTGAAAAAACTTTGAAGACACATGAGGATATTGTAGCCCTTTTTCCTGTTCCTGAAGGAGCTCCCTCAGTACACCACCCCTTCCTGACCTCTAGGTAAATgcatgttttaaagttttctctaggaaattgtgaagtaattagcctccaactaataaaaaaattaaaaaaaaaaaaaaataaagttttctctAGGAAATCATGTTGAGGgttgctttttattatttattattcttttggcTACCTTGCATAAGAGGTCAAAGGTGGGAAATCATTAAATAAAAGACTTTGAGGATATAATCTAATTGTGTCACTAAAGGAGCTCCAtcagcaggaggaaaaaaattactttgcaCAAAAAGTTCAGCACTGCCTAGGAAATAtcctgtctttttctctttgggGAAAGAAGCCACATCAGAAGTCTTGTTTTgaacaagatcctactgtgtagcacagggaactatattcaatatctcatgataaaccataatggtaaaaattatgaaaggagtgtgtgtgtataatgtatTATAGAATCAATATGCTGTATAGTAATTAACATAAGTCAGTTTcatatcaaaataattttttttgaaatcttGTTTTGAAGCTTTTCTGAGTGCCAGAATGCTTTAGCAACTAGATATTTTTAAGAGAGTGGATGTTTCTACCTTTTGATGTTTAGAAAGCCAAAAAGATTTTGCCTTGGAAATTAGTAAATTGATTTGTGAGTGAGTGATAACCATTGTAACACTTCAGTCTTAAGTGAGTTGATTTAGGTGGTATTATTTTGTATACCTTCTAGTATGTTTCTCATGGAGCTTGAGTGTTTATCTTCTATGCATCAAAACTCTCAAGTATTTTATATCTATTATTTAATTCTCTTAACAGTCCTGTGAGATAGATGGATGTTTATCCCCATTAGACAGGTGAAACTAAGGCACAGTGAGTTTTGAAATTTTGTATCAGAGATGACCAGCTGgttttagttcctttttttttttttagtgctttaAGAAGTCATTTTATGGAttcctgtgcttttttttttttttaagtttttcaggTGCCTTTATTCTGTAAGGACAATTACTTAGGGGCTCTTAGGTTATGTGCTATTATATGCTGTACTCTTAAGCCATTTTAACCAAGATTTGGATAATCTTTTGGACTCTGGCACTTTTGATTTGGGGTATTGCTTCTGAGAATGTTTATATTACCATTTTACAGAACAGATTTTCTCTAGACTTTCAGTCTAGTTGAGAATGGATTTGTAATGCCAGTTCTTCAACTTAGTTCAGAGAAGTCCAAACTCTTGCCTCTTggatttaagagaaaaaattatagAACAGAGTCCGTAtgctaatgaaatatttttgaatgatattttaacttttctctttCAGTTGGGATGAATGGGTTCCAGAAAGCAGAGTACTCAAGTACGTGGATACCAACTTACAAAAACAGAGAGAACTTCAAAAAGCCAATCAGTAAGTTTGTTTGCAACATGAATAGGAGGAGAAATGGCTGTAAGTTAGTTTATGGAAATGGAATCCACAGCACAAATCATGTTGGCTGCCTGCTTTTAAAATGATTCGTGCTACCTGTCAGCTGCTGTTAGGATTTTGACCTCAAGTGATCAGAGAGGCCTTTTGTAgcctttttattcttcctttcttgaattgatttttgtaaaTGTGTTCTCTCTTTGTCCAACTTGTTAATAAAAATTTTGTACCAGAATATGTATAGCCTTGGAACTTCAATttgaatataaatttcaaaatggaATCAAGctatcaatttatttttctatataaatattttatgatgatatatcattgaaattatttttgaaggGAGCAGTATGCAGAGGGGAAGATGCGAGGGGCTGCCCCTGGAAAGAAGACTGCTGGGCTACAacaaaaaaatattgaagtgtAAGAAGCTCTTTAATTTTACACTGAAATTCAAGCTTGATACACTGTGTATTACAATTTGTTGAAAGTGGAAACTGGAACATTGTTGTGATTTGAAAAATGCCAGTGAGAATCCCACTGGTATTGGGTTATTGAAACTACATACTGATTCTTTAATTTtccttagcaatttttttttttttttgccacttaactcatttttaagtgtacagttggGTGGCATTAAGTACATAACCAACCCCTCCTTTGTTTAATCTTTACTTTTTTGGCCTTActgggtggcatgtgggatcttagttccctgaccaggttaTCAAACTCTTGCCCTGTGTAATTGAAGTGTGGGGTCTTaacagctgaaccaccagggaagtcccttacaaTCATTCAAATTAGAACAAACGTGTGCAcgtaatgtgtttttcttttacaagCATTAGCATTGGATTCTCAAGACACAAGTTTTGAGATTTGAGGGGTAGATTTGCTTTTTCAGTATCTTTTTCCTTGAGATTAGATTCTGTTGCTTTTAGACCATGACTAGTCTGACTTTACTACCTAAAAATTAAATGACAGTATTGAAGATAACTATGCATCTTGAAAtgtttgcagttttattttttggggtaAGAAGATAATTAGGCAAGGATTAATGAATTTGGCAAGATAATTGATTTAGTAAGATAATTGATTGACTTGGCAAGGATTACTATTTGAGATTGATTCATAGCTTTATTTGTTAATAAGTAGTAACATACTTCCATGATCTGGATCTTTGGAAAACTTAAACACAggtatttaacatttattaatacTAAAACTGTAGAAAAGCAAACACATTCAGGTGTAATGTGATGGCCCCTCCAGGCATAATCTATAATCATGGctttataaacttttttctttgtgCTCCAGAAATAATTAGATATTATGTTAGGATTCGTAATTTACTGTTGGTGCATATATAAACAGCCATGAGATAAATTACTGTTAGACATAATAGTCTAGACACAAGCTTTGTTCTGAGTGGGTGAGCAGAGTGTTTAGTATTGTAAAGAAAGTAACGTAGCTTCAAGAAGAATTAAAGTGAAACAGAATTTGACCAGTGAGAGTAGAATAATGCATTGGTGTGAAACATAGTCTAACGTCAAATTATGCTGGTTCCAAAGTAattgaggaaaatattttaatctttggagcttttttgtgtttttcGAACTAATAGTCTTATGAAGCAGgttctttttaatataatttacatGCTATAAACTTACTAATAGACATAAATGATAAAACCCTGGGAGAAGATCTCATGAtatggttttgatttttctgCTGTCTAGAGGGAGATGTGGATTGAACCAGCTATCAGTAAAGAAGTCCTTAAGTCTTGAGTAGTAAATAAGAATATGCAGGAAATAAGATCAGGCAAAGATCGCTGCCTGATTTTACCATCAAGGCAGTATTTCTCTATGGACTCAACCTGGTAGAAGGGAATTTAAACTAGAAACAATAGCGACaattagcttttttcttttttcctttcaggaagacgaaaaagaacaaacaaaagagtaagtatatttattaactgtttgaatTAATTATTCTGCCTTTATAACATTTGCATTTTGAATTCATTGTTAAATTTTAAGTTAACTTTTAGAGTAAGCATATGTTGATGGTCTCATGAGTCACAGCAGTGTTACAGAGTTAGGTACATAGCcatagagaatggacattctTTATACTGTGGAGAAACATAAGCATTTATTGTATTTGTGTTCTTTAATGACTGACTGTgagataattatattttaaaaatacatggtaaaaaaaatacatggtaATATTAAATATTGCTTTGTACTAGATGTTTGGTTAGAGCTATTCATGAGAGGTATAGTTTTGGTAGGAATATGGTTCTTCAATGTAGATTTTAGTAATATTTATGTAATGGAAGGGTCAAGGAGTAAAGAGTTACTCATTAAGCTAACAATCTCCCTTCCTTACCCCAAATTTTTACAGCACCTGGAAATGGAGATGGTGGCAGCACTAGTGAAACACCTCAGCCTCCTCGCAAGAAAAGGGCTCGAGTAGATCCTACTGTTGAAAATGTGagtttttccttaaatttatgTTAATAATAGCATGATAGAATTTTTAATCTGTCCTGTTATAGCACGGATAAAATAGTCATAGAACTTTTGAGTCTCAGAAGCATTGCTATAGCATGCTTTAATTACTGAGGTTAAAATATTCTCCTTTTTAAGATAAAGGATATATTTGTATACATCTATTTCATGTGTTGCACTAGAGGTATTCCTTCCAGTTTTTACCCCTAACTCATCATCAAATGTTCGTTTTAAGCCCTGTGTTCTTGTATAAGGCTAAATAGTTCTTTGGTATTAAGATTGAATTGACTTCCTAGGTCACATTAAATTGATTTACTGATTTAATAAACCCACAGAAAAATGCCAAGAAAGCCTATCagttacatgtgtatgtgtgtgggtataATAGTTTGGAATTTTTACATAAGTGAATTAAATGtctaatttattatatttataatctcCAGAGTTATGAATTTGAAAAGAGAGGTTTTAAAAGTGTAACTGACGGTTTACGTTTCTGAAGCTGAGGTTAAAACACTGGTATGTTCTGAAGATTAGACATTTTTAGGCAGTTGCTGACAAATTAGAAGATATATTTAATCTTATACATTAAAGATGTAACTTTAAGATAGTCGTGTTTGGGCTTCATTATTGGAGATGTGGCTATTCGAATtgattaaattttgaaaatactaaGTTAAAATGCAGCAAGGTGGAGAGACCATTTATAGAAGAAgggaaatttgtttaaaaaaaaaaaatgccttcacaTGAAAAGACATCAAGTAGACTATCAAGATTCTTTTCTCCCAGGAGTTACCTGTATGATCTTAACTCATTTTACTATTTCCAAGTGACAGTTCCAGCTGTCCGTTTGAGTAAAGAATTTATCCCAAGTGCCTCTAAAGGTTCAGAAAAGCTTTCAGAAAACTCTTGGAGCTGTTCCTCAGCTAGAAAGAACAGTGTTTAGTACTCTCCTTTTTGTTTAGGAGGAAACATTTATGAGCAGAGTTGAAGTTAAAGTCAAGATTCCTGAAGAACTGAAGCCATGGCTTGTTGATGACTGGGACTTAATTACCCGGCAAAAGCAGGTAACTTGGTGTTACATAGATTGTAATCTATATGATAATGGTCTTGCTAgtgtaaacttttttttctaaaggaaaaGGCTGTAGACTTTCATAGACATCGAAGGTATGACTGATGGGAATTTTAATTCAGGGACTAGACCGAGCACCTTCATTATCAGAAAGGACTGGGAGAGGAATAAGCAAGATACATGTACAAAAGACCATGTGTTTACAGTTACTTTTATAAAGGTTTAGATAACTGTTGGCAGTGGCTAGGACATGAATACATCATTctgaaaatagattaaaaaaagaaccattttATTTCCTGCTTAATATCATTGAAAGTGGGACATCGTCACATACAGTGCTGCTGATGGAATGTAGAAATAGGAAGCACACAACTACTACCTGCAGGTATTTGTGATTTCCAAAAGAACCTGAATCTGATCAAGCTCCTAGGTTTTAATTACAAGTGTACAGGAAAGAGACGTTATGATGTATGTATGTAACGTCACAGTGGTACAGCCACCAAAGTCCAGAGTTGAGGGACTCTGTAGGACAGAAGaatcaatttcttaaaatagcaCAACCAGGGATAGGGGAGAAATGGGGACTGTGTGGGATAGGCACCAGTCATAGGCTATGCAATATGTGGCCTTTGATTCTTGATCTGACTCTGAAGCTAAATGGCTAGGTTTAGCTCTGTTCTCCCACTTTGTGTTTGGCAGCtttttgtgttttagtttttACGTTTAATGGAACACTGGGTCCCAAACCTTTATGTGAATATTAAGCTAAGTGTTTCAGGCAGAATGATACGTGGTGACTTGGTAACGCGTCAGAGGTGAGTTTATGTGTAGGTGTACTCCACGCGTAGTGAGAGTGTGTCTGTCCAGTGTGGCAGCCACTAGCTGCATTTGGCTGTTAAATTTTTAGTTCCTCAGCCACAAGATCCATGTTTCAAGTGCTGAACAGTGCccttttctttttggtaataCTATTAGGTGATCTTTTAGTGCATTAAAACTTCTCCAGTGTACTTTGTCTTTGAAAAAGAATGTTAGTATTcaagtatatttttgttttcaaagctcTTCTATCTTCCCGCCAAGAAGAACGTGGATTCCATCCTAGAGGATTATGCAAATTACAAGAAATCGCGAGGAAACACAGATAATAAGTAAGAAAATACATACATCTTTGAAGTATACTAAAGACATTTTAAACATCATTTCTGGATAAATTATCTGAAACATGTACTTTAAAACAATACCATCAGAAACTAGCCAGATAGAATTTCATTGCTTAGACATAAGGTTTAGCTGGTAGACATTTATTAAAGGGCCAAGTCAGTAAATGTTCCAGGTGACACTGAAAAACCTATTCTAAGTAACTACGTATATAACCATTCAAAATACAACTGtttgaaaatgtgaaaactaAAATCCATCCCTAAC harbors:
- the MORF4L1 gene encoding mortality factor 4-like protein 1 isoform X2, which gives rise to MAPKQDPKPKFQEGERVLCFHGPLLYEAKCVKVAIKDKQVKYFIHYSGWNKKSAVRPRRSEKTLKTHEDIVALFPVPEGAPSVHHPFLTSSWDEWVPESRVLKYVDTNLQKQRELQKANQKTKKNKQKTPGNGDGGSTSETPQPPRKKRARVDPTVENEETFMSRVEVKVKIPEELKPWLVDDWDLITRQKQLFYLPAKKNVDSILEDYANYKKSRGNTDNKEYAVNEVVAGIKEYFNVMLGTQLLYKFERPQYAEILADHPDAPMSQVYGAPHLLRLFVRIGAMLAYTPLDEKSLALLLNYLHDFLKYLAKNSATLFSASDYEVAPPEYHRKAV
- the MORF4L1 gene encoding mortality factor 4-like protein 1 isoform X1; translated protein: MAPKQDPKPKFQEGERVLCFHGPLLYEAKCVKVAIKDKQVKYFIHYSGWNKKSAVRPRRSEKTLKTHEDIVALFPVPEGAPSVHHPFLTSSWDEWVPESRVLKYVDTNLQKQRELQKANQEQYAEGKMRGAAPGKKTAGLQQKNIEVKTKKNKQKTPGNGDGGSTSETPQPPRKKRARVDPTVENEETFMSRVEVKVKIPEELKPWLVDDWDLITRQKQLFYLPAKKNVDSILEDYANYKKSRGNTDNKEYAVNEVVAGIKEYFNVMLGTQLLYKFERPQYAEILADHPDAPMSQVYGAPHLLRLFVRIGAMLAYTPLDEKSLALLLNYLHDFLKYLAKNSATLFSASDYEVAPPEYHRKAV